The Spinacia oleracea cultivar Varoflay chromosome 2, BTI_SOV_V1, whole genome shotgun sequence DNA segment ttaactaattaattcgtttgcttaactaattggtttcagtgcttaactaattagttcaagtgcttaactaattggttccattgcttaacttatacttcctccgtcctttaatactcgcaacgtttggacttttgccactattcatataatctactttgactattcgtagtgttttttatataatataaaacatagtcatgtgggatcttgttagattcgtctcaatgtgtgttttcaaaatatcaactttttataatttttgcataaaaagaatttaagatataaatgattaaAGTTGTGCATTAGCATgtgtgaaactaacaaacgttgcgagtattaaaagacggaggaagtataataccaaggtggtcttttgtgtaagaccgccttatagaaaagtttgtaaAATGGAAGTGGGGTATTGAGTTATATTTAATTGTAGTAAGTTAGTGCGAGTATCACAAGGAGAGAaagattaatataattggaagtgtGGTCATGagatgcaaaaaataaaaagtgtatcttttaattaaataagccCTATTTGGATGCCCAATTGGCTGCATCCTAAAGCCCACTTGGCTAAATACAACATGGCTCAACTCTCCAGGCTCTACGCTTCTTAAAGCGGTCCAAGACCCATTTTTAATAAAGCTGAACTGCAATTATTACACAAACAATATAAATATGTCACCCTAGTACACATATCAAGACACgtttatttattgctttcacACACACTTTAACCAAGAGAACTTTCTCTAATCCCGAACCTATTAGGCAttggaggggctttcctcggaacacCCCCGAGGCCAATTAATCTCAATTGTGTGCAGGTATTCTTGAACTACAACAcctaaagaacaagctagatTTTCCACCACTACAAAAGGACCTCCAATTCGAAATTCTTTGTTTCATTCCCGAAACACGGCCGATTATGAAAAATGTATCTTTTgattaaatacggagggagtagtatgtaTGTGCGGATCTGGGCCCTGGGCAAGCCCGAAGCACGGCACAACTCGACACGAATAGAGATGGCAGTGGGTCGACGGTGGCACGGGGCGGCCTGACACGAAAAAATGACATTGGTTTGGTTTAAGCTTGAGATACGACACAACCCGACATGAAAAGACACAAACCGACTCAAACATGAGGCCGTAGACCGATTGGGTTCAGGTTgcatttttgtttttaaaaaacaCGACCTGGTCTAGTACGACAAGCACGTCAAAATTTACTAAAATTAGGCTTAGACACGACACGATCCGACACGTGTAGGCCATTTTTTTTGAAATCTTTAGTCCCACACGAAACAAGTGAGTTTTAACATGGACGAGACCCAAAGCACATGAGCTCGACACAAATCCAAGCACAGCCTGCCCACAAGCGTCTTTATGTGAGGTTATTCATAATGGAACCGAGTTTTAACAAATTCTGAAACTTGTATGGTAAATTATACAAGAGAAGTAGCGATGTTCCATACAGTTGAATAAGATTCATTTATGAGCCTATTTACTCAAATGAGCATGAACATATTAATGGCTTTGGTTGAAGGCTTAAGGCTTAACAGCTATTTGAACCCGGCTCAagttaaatgaacatgaacCATGTTGTAATATTTAGTTTAAACTTATTTACACCGAGCTACTACCACTCCTAACTAAATAAAAGGAGGTTGACTCTAACTGACAGATGATCATATACGCAACTAGTCAACCACCATCTAACTGACAAATGGTCAAATACGCTAGCAATTAATCCTAAGTCATACAACAACTtcgtaataagaatcaaatagtCAGGTACGGAGTAGTTCATGAGAGTAAATGAGACCTTAATCATTCAATTTAAACAAGTGACCTTATAATTCTTTAATGACAATTAAAAAGACCATTTTAGTGAAATTCTAGTCGTTACGGTTtcatttttattaacttttacaCTCACTTTCCAATTGTTTATTACTTTCTACTTTTATATAGACCTACTCAAATCATAAAcatatttattttttgtaatttttatacgatcttgttttttttattatcaaCTGCCCACTTGCATCATTATTAATATCAAATTCAACTAAGCCTCATTTATACTTGAGTCGGTCAACATATAACTTCTAAAGAAATAGGAGAGAGTATCTAACTCAACCGTTGAACCCGTTGAAGGGTGAATAATgacaagtactccctccgttttttaaTACTCACAGCACTTATGAATGCACAAGGAATATTTGTGGATATTACATGGAAAACGAATAAATTATTATAATGTGTTATAAGTGGGGTTAATTGTGATATTTTATTGTTTAGGTGGTAGAGAAATACGGAAATAAAGAATTAGTGCAAGTGGGgtaaaagaaagagagaaaccATAAACATTTAGTCATCTAATGCCTAAAGGGAAAGTATTGTAATTATTTAGAAACGGCCGAAATAAGTAagtgttacaacttacaagtgaTCAGAAATGGTCAAATGGGGGGGAGTATCACAATACTCACTAGCCTAATAGTGGCAGACTGCCAAACATAAATAGAAAAACTTGTAAATGACAACGAAGCGTAAAAAACTCCACCATAATTAGTATAGAGTTTGTTCGATTATTCCTAAgaattaatcataaaaatattgAAAAGAAGATAGATTGAAAAGGGTAATAAGTctattccagaaaaaagaaaatgcATGTCATGAGAAGTGTGAATGAGAAAGCAAAGCATGCCATGAAACAAGATCCAAGCAGAGCAGCATATCACAACTCACAAGCAAAGCATGTGAATTGTGAAGACACCCATCATCAATGGACAAATTCCGTGCTTTGTGTCCAAAACGAAGTGTTAAATTTTCATTGATCCAACAAGGGTATTTGAGTTAAAATGAAAAGTCCGAGCAATGTGGTCCTAAAATACAGCTTGTTTTAGTAAAGACAATCACTTGCTTCTCATGTAAaacaagattcaaacttttaaaACAAAGGACAAATCCATATTTACCAAACATGTTCCATATGATGCATTTTGCCAGAATCACATTCCATGACAAAGATTTAAATCCAATACAAGAAGATGAAGAAACAGAATTTCAAACAAGTATTATTAGTTATTACAATAAGATATAGATCTGAATAGATATAAATTAAACTCCCTCCAATGATAATAAGAGTACTGAAAACATGAACAAAAATGACAAAAAGATGAAAATGGCCAAGGAGACTCGTACAGTAGCTCTTCTAGCAACTAATAAGAACAACCTTGAAACTGAGCCTTGAACCTCCTCCATTGCCTTCTCCATAAAAATGTGATAACAAGTAAATCTAACGATAGCTAAGATAACATAGGAGGACTGCTAATTGAAGACAATAATCATAAACTAAGACTACATGCGCGAATTCAATCAAGAACTCGCATTATCCAGATTATACTAATACCCTAAAACCCTCAACCATGAATCCTCATTAAACCCTTGAAGCtcaaaaactcttccaactccaTTACGATTGTTTCAAGCAATGAAAGGAATCATAATCATCACCATCATAACCAAAACGAAAACGAGCattgcataaataaataaaggaggATTCGGTGCGAATCCATTAGTCAGTCAGTCAGTCTCAACTCTCAAGACTGACTGTCATTCCTCCTACCAATCCCATCACCATCTCTTTCTTCAAGCAGCCTACCCTGCTCATCATCAGCCTGAACCGTCTTCTTCTGGGCGTCTTTCGCCTTAAGAGCCTGCAACTTGGTATGATTGTAGTATCCAACACCCAAAAATGCCAACCCATAACCAAACAAATTGATAGGGGTAACAGTATCCTTAATCACAGACCAAGAGAATGCAATCAACAGCCAATCTTTCACAACCCCAGCAACATTCATAGTCAGTGCAGATGTCTTCCCCACAAGCAAGAAAACAGCAAGATTCAAAGCAAAAGCACAAACAGAATTTGTCCCGAAAATAAACCAATCAAGATGAAAACTTGACGAATCCCTCAAAATTGGGTACTCAACAATAATCCAAGGAACCGACAGAAACACCAAACAACAAGGAGCAACATAGTATAATGAAGTAATTGGATTGAAACTTATACCCTTTGATGTCAACAAGATCTGGATCATAACCAATCTTGTCGCCTCGAAAGCAACCGCACCCAATTGAAGAGTAACACCCCAAGCATCAAACTTCGCCTCGCCGTACGCGGCGATCGCAACACCGAAAGAAATTGACATCATATTCGCCATCGTCTCGCCTCGGAAATTCTCCTTCTTAAACATTACCCCAATCGAGTACACCGCCACCGGCATTAGGGCTTTCAACATTTGAATGAAGGAAACACTGAGATAGATGTAAGCGGAATTTGACAGCCACAGGGAAAACGCATACAGTGCACCGATTGGTACGACGGAGGAGAGGTAAACCTCCCGCGACATCGCCACCGGCTCCACCACCTTGAAAACTTTGACGAGCACGAATGCGAGGGACGAACAGAAGGTCATGTGGATCATGGTTAGAGAAATTGGGTATGGCCAATTGTACATCTTTCGATCTAAGATGTATTTGTTGTAAACAATTACAGTGAAACTTAGGAAGATCCATATTGCTACGTAGGTGTAGGATAATACTATCTTCTTTATCACACCGTCACTCAAAGATCCACCCCCACTTGACatgattaatttgattttttcgAATTCCCCCTGTTTTTTTCTTGGGGAAAAGATTGGATTTTTTATGGAATTGGATGAATTCGAGGGAAACCCAGATTATAAATTGGGGATCTGAGGTGAGAGGATGTGTTTTTGAAGAGGAAATCTGAGGGATGAAgtaggaggaggagagagaaaagggagcagaagaagaggaggagagCGTTACAATGGAGGCCAAGGGAGAGTTTGTTGGGCTTTTTTGGGCCTTTTTTTGTTGGACGTTTTCTAAACTCAGGGCTAAGCTTTCCTTTTCTTGATTTTCATATTATTTTGTCTTTTTCCTTATGGAGATTTGAAATTTTTGTATTTTAAGAATAAAACTGTGAgattttatttagttttaaatttgATACTCCTCTTTTCTTATGTTCTTCCGGTTAGTAGGTCTTGTTTGATTTATATCGACGATGAGTGTTTTAAGAatattaatttatatatttttattaatgggAGTTCGTTAaaattaaagatattgatggtcaaagatgtatattaataatatagatactccctccgtctctttttgttctttaagtTTTCTTTTCTAGTG contains these protein-coding regions:
- the LOC110795009 gene encoding probable sugar phosphate/phosphate translocator At2g25520, whose amino-acid sequence is MSSGGGSLSDGVIKKIVLSYTYVAIWIFLSFTVIVYNKYILDRKMYNWPYPISLTMIHMTFCSSLAFVLVKVFKVVEPVAMSREVYLSSVVPIGALYAFSLWLSNSAYIYLSVSFIQMLKALMPVAVYSIGVMFKKENFRGETMANMMSISFGVAIAAYGEAKFDAWGVTLQLGAVAFEATRLVMIQILLTSKGISFNPITSLYYVAPCCLVFLSVPWIIVEYPILRDSSSFHLDWFIFGTNSVCAFALNLAVFLLVGKTSALTMNVAGVVKDWLLIAFSWSVIKDTVTPINLFGYGLAFLGVGYYNHTKLQALKAKDAQKKTVQADDEQGRLLEERDGDGIGRRNDSQS